One genomic segment of Heteronotia binoei isolate CCM8104 ecotype False Entrance Well unplaced genomic scaffold, APGP_CSIRO_Hbin_v1 ptg001558l, whole genome shotgun sequence includes these proteins:
- the LOC132565756 gene encoding olfactory receptor 51H1-like yields MKSTINNRTMDHQSFVLVGIPGMQERNSWMAFPLCVLYLLTLFGNFTILFVIKTEQSLHQPMYLFLSILACSDLGLSFSTMPTMLGVYWFDAREISFTACILQMFFIHLFQWTESGILVAMAFDRLIAIQNPLRYSFLLSNTVIGKIGLAILARGFCICFPPTCLVNRLPFCRSNVLSHSYCLHQDIVHLACADTTINMLYGLVAVICTLCLDVVIILVSYLLILKTVLSIASREERSRALNTCVSHVCAILIFYIPMIGISAVHRFGRHLSLLVHMMLANVYIAVPPLLNPIVYSVKTQQIRQRILKMFQQEKIRS; encoded by the coding sequence ATGAAATCAACCATCAATAACCGAACCATGGACCACCAATCCTTTGTCCTTGTTGGCATTCCCGGCATGCAGGAGCGCAACTCATGGATGGCCTTCCCTCTCTGTGTGCTCTACCTCCTGACTCTCTTCGGAAACTTCACTATCCTCTTTGTCATCaagacagagcaaagcctccaccaGCCCATGTACCTTTTCCTCTCCATCCTCGCCTGCTCGGACCTGGGCCTCTCGTTCTCCACGATGCCAACGATGTTGGGCGTTTACTGGTTCGATGCCAGGGAAATCTCATTCACTGCCTGCATCTTGCAGATGTTCTTCATCCATCTGTTCCAGTGGACAGAGTCTGGCATCCTTGTGGCCATGGCCTTTGACCGTTTGATTGCCATACAAAATCCTCTAAGGTactctttccttctctcaaatACAGTGATTGGGAAAATTGGACTAGCCATATTGGCCAGAGGTTTCTGTATCTGCTTCCCTCCCACTTGCCTTGTTAATCGCCTGCCTTTCTGTAGGTCCAACGTCCTCTCTCATTCCTATTGTCTCCATCAAGATATTGTGCACTTGGCCTGCGCAGACACAACCATCAATATGTTGTACGGCTTGGTTGCGGTCATCTGTACATTATGTTTGGATGTCGTGATCATCCTTGTGTCGTACCTCCTCATTCTGAAGACTGTTCTGAGCATCGCCTCCCGCGAAGAGCGGTCCCGGGCTCTGAACACCTGCGTCTCCCACGTGTGCGCCATCTTGATTTTTTACATCCCAATGATCGGTATCAGTGCAGTTCATCGGTTCGGAAGACACCTCTCTCTCCTCGTTCACATGATGTTGGCCAATGTCTACATAGCTGTCCCACCCCTTCTTAATCCCATTGTGTACAGTGTGAAAACACAGCAGATTCGACAAAGGATACTCAAAATGTTCCAGCAAGAGAAAATCAGGAGTtga
- the LOC132565758 gene encoding olfactory receptor 51H1-like: MKSTISFNNRTTNHQSFVLVGIPGMQERNSWMAFPLCLLYLLTLFGNFTILFVIKREQSLHEPMYLFLSILACSDLGLSLTTMPTMLGVYWFDAREISFTACILQMFFIHLFQWTESGILVAMAFDRLIAIQNPLRYTLLLPNTVVGKIGLAILARGFCICFPAPFLIKRLPFCRSNVLSHSYCLHQDIVHLACADTTINTFYGLTVVICTLCLDVVIILVSYLLILKTVLSIASREERSRALNTCVSHVCAILIFYVPMIGASAVHRIGRHLSLLVHMMMANIYIAVPPLLNPIVYSVKTQQIRQRILKMFQQTKIRS; the protein is encoded by the coding sequence ATGAAATCAACCATCAGCTTCAATAACAGAACCACAAACCACCAATCCTTTGTGCTTGTTGGCATTCCCGGCATGCAGGAGCGCAACTCATGGATGGCCTTCCCTCTCTGCCTGCTCTACCTCCTGACTCTCTTCGGAAACTTCACTATCCTCTTTGTCATCAAGAGAGAGCAGAGCCTCCATGAGCCCATGTACCTCTTCCTCTCCATACTCGCCTGCTCAGACCTGGGCCTCTCACTGACCACAATGCCAACGATGCTGGGCGTTTACTGGTTCGATGCCAGGGAAATCTCATTCACTGCCTGCATCTTGCAGATGTTCTTCATCCATCTGTTCCAGTGGACAGAGTCTGGCATCCTTGTGGCCATGGCCTTTGACCGTTTGATTGCCATACAAAACCCTCTAAGATACACTTTACTTCTCCCAAATACAGTGGTTGGGAAAATTGGACTAGCCATATTGGCCAGAGGTTTCTGTATCTGCTTCCCTGCCCCCTTCCTTATTAAACGCCTTCCCTTTTGTAGGTCCAACGTCCTCTCTCATTCCTATTGTCTCCATCAAGATATTGTGCACTTGGCCTGCGCAGACACAACCATCAATACGTTTTATGGCTTGACTGTAGTAATCTGTACATTATGTTTGGATGTTGTGATCATTCTTGTGTCGTACCTCCTCATTCTGAAGACTGTTCTGAGCATCGCCTCCCGCGAAGAGCGGTCCCGGGCTCTGAACACCTGCGTCTCCCATGTGTGCGCCATCTTGATTTTTTATGTTCCAATGATTGGGGCCAGTGCTGTTCATCGGATTGGAAGACACCTCTCTCTCCTCGTTCACATGATGATGGCCAACATCTACATTGCTGTCCCACCCCTTCTTAATCCCATTGTGTACAGTGTGAAAACACAGCAGATTCGACAAAGGATACTCAAAATGTTCCAGCAAACGAAAATCAggagttga